Proteins from a single region of Verrucosispora sp. NA02020:
- a CDS encoding ABC transporter ATP-binding protein, whose amino-acid sequence MSEVVLDGVVKRYGRVTALAGADLSVPSGQLTAVLGPSGCGKTTLLRCLAGFERLDGGEIRIDGAVVAGGGRHLPAHRRRIAVVPQEGALFPHLRVAENIGYGLDRATRRTDRVEEVLALVGLAGYGDRMPHQLSGGQQQRVAVARALAPRPSVVLLDEPFSALDAGLRAGLRHDVREALRADGATGVLVTHDQGEALSVADKVVVLRDGRVVQAAAPTTVYREPADPWVAGFVGDAVLLPAVVESGTARTALGVLPVAGAVADGPVTVLLRPEQIRLAAGPDGITGTVLRHDFHGHDALVGLRLGDGTAITARVLDGATVPMDGEVTVRVDGAARVFPADAERRSPVDLAA is encoded by the coding sequence ATGAGTGAGGTCGTGCTCGACGGAGTGGTGAAGCGGTACGGGCGGGTCACCGCGTTGGCCGGCGCCGACCTCAGTGTGCCGTCCGGGCAGTTGACCGCGGTGCTCGGGCCGTCCGGCTGCGGCAAGACCACGTTGCTGCGCTGCCTGGCCGGCTTCGAGCGGCTCGACGGCGGCGAGATCCGCATCGACGGCGCGGTGGTCGCGGGCGGCGGCCGGCACCTGCCGGCGCACCGGCGCCGTATCGCGGTGGTGCCCCAGGAGGGTGCCCTCTTCCCGCATCTGCGGGTGGCCGAGAACATCGGGTACGGGCTGGACCGGGCCACCCGGCGGACCGACCGGGTCGAGGAGGTGCTGGCGCTGGTCGGGCTCGCCGGGTACGGCGACCGGATGCCGCACCAGCTCTCCGGTGGGCAGCAGCAGCGGGTCGCGGTGGCCCGCGCACTCGCGCCCCGACCGTCGGTGGTGCTGCTCGACGAGCCGTTCAGCGCCCTGGACGCGGGGCTGCGCGCCGGGCTGCGGCACGACGTACGCGAGGCGCTGCGCGCCGACGGGGCGACCGGTGTGCTGGTGACCCACGATCAGGGGGAGGCGCTGTCGGTGGCCGACAAGGTGGTGGTGCTGCGCGACGGTCGGGTGGTGCAGGCCGCCGCGCCGACCACGGTCTACCGGGAGCCGGCCGACCCGTGGGTGGCCGGTTTCGTCGGTGACGCGGTGCTGCTGCCGGCGGTCGTCGAGAGCGGGACGGCCCGGACCGCGTTGGGGGTGCTGCCGGTCGCCGGTGCGGTGGCCGACGGGCCGGTCACCGTGCTGTTGCGGCCGGAGCAGATCCGGCTGGCCGCCGGGCCGGACGGGATCACCGGCACCGTGCTGCGGCACGACTTCCACGGCCACGACGCGCTCGTCGGTCTGCGACTGGGCGACGGTACGGCGATCACCGCCCGGGTGCTCGACGGTGCCACCGTGCCGATGGACGGCGAGGTCACGGTGCGGGTGGACGGTGCGGCGCGGGTCTTCCCGGCGGACGCCGAGCGCAGGTCCCCGGTCGACCTCGCCGCCTGA
- a CDS encoding S8 family peptidase, producing MSSGFTARRHVIRALAVVATAAAVSAASTTAAVAAPTGEIRGAGAANAVSGSYLVVLRSDAVGTAGSSAARTAVPDRATALVQRYGGSVSDTFSAALTGFAAKMSAKQAARLAANSAVAYVEQDQAFTVQATQTNPTWGLDRIDQRNRPLSGTYTYPNTASNVRAYIIDTGIRTTHNEFGGRATWGTNTVDSNNTDCNGHGTHVAGTVGGATYGVAKSVRLVAVKVLNCSGGGTTASVVNGVNWVTANAVKPAVANMSLGGGASSTIDNAVANSIASGISYAVAAGNSNANACNYSPARTSTAITVGSTTSTDARSSFSNYGSCVHIFAPGSSVLSAYHTSNTATNTLNGTSMASPHVAGAAALVLSANPSYTPAQVKSYLTSNATTGVVTSPGSGSPNRLLFVVN from the coding sequence ATGTCCTCAGGGTTCACCGCGCGACGGCACGTCATCCGGGCGCTCGCCGTCGTCGCCACCGCGGCGGCCGTCTCGGCGGCCAGCACCACCGCGGCGGTCGCCGCACCCACCGGCGAGATCCGCGGCGCCGGTGCCGCGAACGCGGTCAGCGGCAGCTACCTCGTCGTGCTGCGCTCCGACGCGGTCGGCACCGCCGGTTCGTCGGCGGCCCGCACCGCAGTGCCGGACCGGGCCACCGCCCTGGTCCAGCGGTACGGGGGCAGCGTCTCCGACACCTTCTCGGCGGCACTGACCGGCTTCGCCGCCAAGATGTCCGCGAAGCAGGCGGCCCGGCTCGCCGCCAACTCGGCGGTCGCGTACGTCGAGCAGGACCAGGCGTTCACCGTCCAGGCGACCCAGACCAACCCCACCTGGGGCCTGGACCGCATCGACCAGCGGAACCGCCCGCTGAGCGGCACCTACACCTACCCGAACACGGCCTCGAACGTCCGGGCCTACATCATCGACACCGGCATCCGGACCACGCACAACGAGTTCGGCGGTCGGGCCACCTGGGGCACCAACACGGTCGACTCCAACAACACCGACTGCAACGGCCACGGCACCCACGTCGCCGGGACCGTCGGCGGCGCGACGTACGGCGTTGCCAAGTCCGTCCGCCTGGTCGCGGTGAAGGTGCTCAACTGCTCCGGTGGCGGCACCACCGCCAGCGTGGTCAACGGCGTGAACTGGGTGACCGCCAACGCGGTGAAGCCGGCCGTGGCGAACATGAGCCTCGGCGGCGGGGCCAGCAGCACGATCGACAACGCGGTGGCCAACTCGATCGCCTCCGGCATCAGCTACGCGGTGGCGGCCGGTAACTCCAACGCCAACGCCTGCAACTACTCGCCGGCCCGCACCTCGACCGCCATCACCGTCGGCTCGACGACCAGCACCGACGCCCGGTCGTCCTTCTCGAACTACGGCTCCTGCGTGCACATCTTCGCGCCCGGGTCGAGCGTGCTGTCCGCGTACCACACCAGCAACACCGCGACCAACACGCTGAACGGCACCTCGATGGCCTCCCCGCACGTGGCCGGTGCCGCCGCGCTCGTGCTCTCGGCCAACCCGTCCTACACCCCGGCCCAGGTCAAGAGCTACCTGACCAGCAACGCCACCACCGGCGTGGTGACCAGCCCGGGCAGCGGCTCGCCGAACCGCCTGCTGTTCGTGGTCAACTGA